Proteins encoded together in one Bactrocera neohumeralis isolate Rockhampton chromosome 4, APGP_CSIRO_Bneo_wtdbg2-racon-allhic-juicebox.fasta_v2, whole genome shotgun sequence window:
- the LOC126754426 gene encoding uncharacterized protein LOC126754426 has translation MCSKDQYSEMKDKFKPPKLKQPTTTRARCYEQFLWQELYNEYIRYNDRLVNVKPDKANTEYFDEYCKKVPKEDMAKKERLINVYPLYSTSAITMWNNNGDITRDFKKRYIITRPVQEQAEQFG, from the exons ATGTGTTCGAAGGATCAATACAGTGAGATGAAAGATAAATTTAAACCACCCAAATTGAAACAGCCAACAA CTACACGAGCCCGTTGCTATGAGCAATTCCTTTGGCAAGAGCTTTACAACGAATATATTCGTTACAATGACCGTTTAGTTAATGTAAAGCCGGACAAAGCAAATACAGAATATTTTGATGAATATTGTAAGAAGGTTCCAAAGGAAGATATGGCTAAAAAGGAGCGTTTGATTAACGTTTACCCGTTGTACAGCACTAGCGCGATAACCATGTGGAATAACAATGGTGATATAACAAGAGATTTTAAAAAGCGTTACATTATAACACGCCCGGTGCAAGAACAAGCTGAACAATTCGGATAA
- the LOC126754411 gene encoding dolichyl-diphosphooligosaccharide--protein glycosyltransferase subunit 2, with amino-acid sequence MYILVLVYAALALSLSATTMGARTVQDYLGQKDINRLQRVFSEGLKSNDLQAIYYSSLNLKDLDIKESADLCSKLQKLYEDSKLNAYEKDFYLIGARKNLLCKEKLPEAFLGKIYSSFKANPSSSQEIFYRVLSHKLLGVQIEEQNTASILKILQDLLKKDDSIVSLGYAFHIASELGGGAAFVADRVEDAIVQGDEVDGKMLQFEGGLSITALVVTGIFRVTNIFKKPIPLDSEQAVKFATYFLNRRSVQSAKGAHVLIEALKTLNSAGKSTPVCIQLIGNGQLDSDDPVLNVAVLDLLGNPIIPPPQNIYGKILLKKDNSVLAEKVQLTPKSSDKSIFAAQLSNYKPTRGIYSVVINVDNTFTQTMFFKVLGRVKVHSLEIGVAEADTSSSVKKQSVTYPQTLPETLKADNTQKILLKTVLTDESTTKVITVHQAFVLMFNVETEEEIIFVAEQDSNKAYKFDMDVGSHGADFKYKSGNYELHLIIGDSSISNSFNWHVANVELKFPQETETSMKLPIRNTLPEIEHMFRPPEKRPPRFVSDVFTGLCLTPLVLLLIFWGKLGMNLSNFTFELSTLGFHSGFGGILALFAVFWVNLNMFQTLRLLIPIAVFTFICGNRLLRRIYAQRLGKPTSSSSSNAST; translated from the exons ATGTACATATTGG TACTGGTATACGCTGCGTTAGCGTTGTCTTTAAGTGCGACAACAATGGGAGCGCGTACTGTACAAGATTATCTAGGACAAAAAGACATTAACCGTTTGCAACGAGTATTTTCTGAAGGCTTAAAATCGAATGACTTGCAGGCCATTTACTACTCTTCCTTAAATCTTAAGGACTTGGATATCAAAGAATCAGCGGATTTATGTTCCAAACTGCAGAAACTTTACGAAGATTCTAAATTAAAT gCTTATGAAAAAGACTTTTATCTAATTGGAGCAAGAAAGAATTTACTTTGCAAAGAAAAATTGCCTGAAGCATTTTTAGGGAAAATTTATTCATCGTTTAAGGCAAACCCTAGTTCTTCCCAAGAGATTTTTTATAGAGTCCTCAGCCATAAGCTTTTGGGGGTACAAATTGAAGAACAAAATACCGCAtccattttaaaaatacttcaagaTTTGTTAAAGAAAGATGATTCTATAGTTAGTCTTGGGTATGCATTTCATATTGCCAGCGAATTGGGTGGTGGTGCAGCATTTGTGGCAGATCGTGTTGAAGACGCAATTGTTCAAGGTGATGAAGTTGATGGAAAGATGTTACAATTTGAGGGAGGTCTTAGCATAACTGCTTTGGTTGTGACTGGAATATTCCGAgtgacaaatattttcaaaaaaccaaTACCCCTTGATTCAGAGCAAGCAGTCAAATTTGCTACCTATTTCCTTAATCGCCGTTCCGTACAATCAGCTAAAGGTGCTCATGTCCTAATTGAAgcattgaagacattaaatagTGCTGGGAAAAGTACCCCAGTCTGTATTCAACTGATTGGAAATGGACAGTTAGATTCTGATGATCCAGTACTGAATGTGGCCGTTCTGGATTTGTTGGGAAATCCTATAATACCTCCACCACAAAACATATAcggaaaaatacttttaaaaaaagaCAACAGTGTTCTTGCTGAAAAAGTTCAATTAACACCAAAATCTTCAGACAAAAGTATATTTGCAGCCCAACTATCTAACTATAAACCAACTCGCGGTATATATTCCGTAGTTATCAATGTGGACAATACGTTCACACAAACAATGTTTTTCAAAGTTCTTGGCCGTGTAAAAGTACACTCTTTGGAAATTGGTGTGGCTGAAGCCGACACAAGTTCGTCTGTTAAGAAACAAAGTGTTACGTATCCTCAAACTCTACCTGAAACTTTAAAGGCCGATAATACTCAAAAAATACTACTTAAAACAGTTCTCACTGATGAAAGCACAACGAAG gTAATAACAGTTCATCAAGCCTTCGTTCTTATGTTTAATGTGGAAACGgaagaagaaataattttcgTTGCCGAACAAGACAGTAATAAAGCTTACAAATTTGATATGGATGTAGGATCGCACGGAGCtgattttaaatacaaatctgGAAATTATGAACTCCATTTAATCATAGGGGATTCATCAATTTCGAACTCGTTCAATTGGCATGTGGCGAACGTTGAATTGAAATTTCCCCAAGAAACag aaaCATCAATGAAGCTGCCAATCCGTAATACGCTTCCAGAGATAGAGCATATGTTTCGTCCTCCTGAAAAACGACCTCCGCGTTTTGTTTCTGATGTTTTTACCGGTCTGTGCTTAACTCCGCTGgtattattactaattttttggggaaaattggGCATGAACTTGTCTAATTTTACTTTCGAGCTCAGCACGTTAGGATTTCATTCCGGGTTTGGTGGCATACTTGCACTATTTGCAGTTTTTTGGGTAAATTTGAATATGTTCCAAACTCTACGTTTGCTTATCCCCATCGCAgtattcacttttatttgcGGCAACCGTCTTTTACGACGTATATACGCACAAAGATTAGGAAAGCCAACATCATCTtcatcgagtaatgcttccaccTAA
- the LOC126754423 gene encoding prenylated Rab acceptor protein 1 isoform X2, which produces MSKIEEVKVEISGEMNVPNEQQKLQLDFSSPMDLIQMTRKYIRPWSEFINTSNFKTAASMPRLTNRFVRNISYFQSNYIFIFVLLMIYCLITSPLLLLILGAVVYGCHKIKKAQIPITIFGQQLGTNHQIMVINFASVPILYLAGAGAALFWTLGASCFVISLHAVFYNIDAIVTEENEGFLSEVV; this is translated from the exons ATGTCTAAAATAGAGGAAGTAAAAGTTGAAATTAGTGGCGAAATGAATGTTCCCAATGAGCAACAAAAACTGCAATTGGATTTTAGCAG CCCAATGGATCTCATACAGATGACAAGGAAATATATACGTCCATGGTCTGAATTTATTAATacttcaaatttcaaaacagcAGCGAGTATGCCACGTTTAACGAATCGATTTGTGCGCAATATAAGTTACTTCCAAagcaattacatatttatatttgtattactGATGATATACTGTCT AATCACATCGCCGTTATTACTACTAATTTTGGGTGCTGTGGTATATGGATGCCATAAAATTAAGAAAGCTCAAATACCTATCACTATTTTTGGACAGCAGCTGGGAACTAATCATCAAATAATGGTTATTAATTTTGCCTCTGTGCCAATTTTGTACTTGGCAGGTGCGGGTGCCGCATTGTTTTGGACATTAG gcGCATCTTGTTTCGTAATCTCACTGCACGCTGTATTCTACAATATTGATGCTATTGTAACTGAAGAAAATGAAGGATTTCTTTCAGAGGTTGTGTAA
- the LOC126754423 gene encoding prenylated Rab acceptor protein 1 isoform X1: MSKIEEVKVEISGEMNVPNEQQKLQLDFSSFTNFQKIPSPMDLIQMTRKYIRPWSEFINTSNFKTAASMPRLTNRFVRNISYFQSNYIFIFVLLMIYCLITSPLLLLILGAVVYGCHKIKKAQIPITIFGQQLGTNHQIMVINFASVPILYLAGAGAALFWTLGASCFVISLHAVFYNIDAIVTEENEGFLSEVV; this comes from the exons ATGTCTAAAATAGAGGAAGTAAAAGTTGAAATTAGTGGCGAAATGAATGTTCCCAATGAGCAACAAAAACTGCAATTGGATTTTAGCAG TTTCactaactttcaaaaaattccaaGCCCAATGGATCTCATACAGATGACAAGGAAATATATACGTCCATGGTCTGAATTTATTAATacttcaaatttcaaaacagcAGCGAGTATGCCACGTTTAACGAATCGATTTGTGCGCAATATAAGTTACTTCCAAagcaattacatatttatatttgtattactGATGATATACTGTCT AATCACATCGCCGTTATTACTACTAATTTTGGGTGCTGTGGTATATGGATGCCATAAAATTAAGAAAGCTCAAATACCTATCACTATTTTTGGACAGCAGCTGGGAACTAATCATCAAATAATGGTTATTAATTTTGCCTCTGTGCCAATTTTGTACTTGGCAGGTGCGGGTGCCGCATTGTTTTGGACATTAG gcGCATCTTGTTTCGTAATCTCACTGCACGCTGTATTCTACAATATTGATGCTATTGTAACTGAAGAAAATGAAGGATTTCTTTCAGAGGTTGTGTAA